Within Conger conger chromosome 3, fConCon1.1, whole genome shotgun sequence, the genomic segment ataaataaataaatcgtaATATTGTGGCAGGGAAAAATACTGCCCGTCAGAAATGTCTAATAACTAATACACCCCATTACATTTTGTTGTAACTTTACATAGAAGTTATTGAGAACAGGAGGGGAGGATTCCCGGTGTTCCAACTACTTTAGTGTTGCCTAACCTCTTGACAATTAGTGCTAAACTAGCACCAAAAATGAAAACCGAGCTGAGTAGTGACATTCAAGTCGTGTATCTCCAGGGAAGATAACGAGCAATTTCGTAAGTAGGCCTACCCTTCAGTCTGGCACGAGCTCTGCAAGCGACAGTACATTAAAGCCAATGGCAATTTTCCCCAAGTCGTTTGTGCACGTTTGTATGAAACATTATAcgagaataaaaaacaaattaaactgACTTTAACTCTCCAGACTCATTTTTCTTGGAAGCAAATCAATGGCGAAGAGATTTTtgcaattaaaataaagaaacgTTTTTCATTAAGTATAATTCATGCATAAATATTTCAGCACGAAATCCGCACGTAGGCATACGAAAtgactacattttattttgcaacaATGTAGCGTTGATAGAGTACAACAGCGATTTCAACACTTGCCTTCTTTGCCGATGACGGATAGCCTTTGAACTTCTTGGCTGCCCTCTGAAACGGCATTTTTAATAGCTGCGTTCTGGCTGACATCCACGGCCAGGCATGGTCTGTTGAGGGGTATTTTAACAGAAACTGTCGCTTTTTTCCTTCTGGTGAGCGTGGATGAAACGGTGCCCATGTGGAAACCCGACTCTCCGGAAACTTGTAAATAACATGTGAAGCCCAGCTTCAAAACCGAAATCCGAGCAGAATTTGGGTACAAAAATGATGTTTACCGGTGGCACTGTGCTGCTAGAAATCATATCAATACTCGAAGTAGCCTAATCGCTTTTTTTCGCGTCGCCTGACCGACAGCGAGCATTTTCAGCTGTCGGTTGACCAATAATTTGTCTTCACAGTGATTGAATCTTGGCTGGGTGGCACCCTAATTCATTGCTTGCTCTTGTGTGAAATATACTGACGCAATACACCTTTCTTTTATTCCTACATAATCTtatatttttagatatttttggtAATCCAGTGGAAGAAAAATATACTTTATCAAGACGTTTCACCAGTGGGCTACAGGACTTTAAAAATCTTAAATTTAATCTCTATTTTATTTGATCAGAACGAAACTATTTACTGCCGCAATGGATTCGTAATTGTATTGAATATTCATTATATAAACAATTTTGATGACGATAGTAAACATAGCTATCTTCTGAAAAGGATGTGAAACGTTTAAACCGGAGATAGGGGAGACCTGGGCACCAACTAACATTGCATTATTTGTTGGATGgatttgttttcacttatgCATTATAGCAACCCGCTTCTCGTCGCAGGGCGATTTGAAAACTTCATCAAGAGCTATTAACAAGTCTGTGTTTTAACACCATGAAAGTAATGTTATTTCAccaaagtgttttttattttttaatttattatatatattttttttgattAACTGATGACGTGTGAAcgccacagactccaaatatacgTAATTTAAATGACTGCCTTGTGGGTCATAGTATAGTTTTGGCACGTCACTAGCAAGGAGAGACTGTGAGCCTTGTAGGAGTACAACTAGTACAGCCGGGGCATGTTGGAATGCTGTGTTCCAACATACCCCCAACTATTATAAATTAATCAGCCACAATAACCTTTAATATAAGGTTGTATATACCATGTGTACCATGCTCTTATTCGGTCCTATTTAGCACTCACTCATCCATTTCTTCCCagacattcattacatattaatgttgccatatgcAGTTAGTATAGATCCAGTGTAGACCATTTCTGCAGGACAATTATCAATGGTTAGAAATGGTTAGAAatgctggattcaccaacctttgacTATTAAAACAGCATTTTTAGTCAATTTTCCGACATTTCGGACACTGTGTAAACTTGCCCCATAGTCAGGGCATGTTGTAACAATTTCACTCCCACTACTTTCAGCTGAACTGTAATCaccaggaatgtcctagaactgtactgatggtctatagtcatagcaaagacatgtatcttctttctgggtgaaaataatatttgctctagtctatatgtgtgtgtatatattttttaattaagggAAAACCTACAAGTGTTTGGTTTGGTCTCACCTACAGTGCGCTGGAATGAAGACTGTAAAATTGTGATAATGTGCAAAGGCCCATGAATAGAAAGTTCTAGCGAGTAAGTATTACATCACTCAGGTTATCCATTTGTCTCCCTACAGTGCATTTTATAGACatgaaatgagaaacaaaatgtgtCATAATGTACACCATACtaagaatataataataatataggtGTGCAATAtactgtgggctccagaattattggcactcttgataaatatgcacaaaaatactgtaaactaaaaaatacaaCTGTTATTGTCAtgagctttattttatttttttaataaaaaacttatttcccccaaaaaaacaggtttcacaattcacaatttcacaaaaaTGACAACGAGAGTCTTTTCCAataatttgtgatatggttAGAGATCACATACTGTTGTGTCGTATTGTTGACctttcctccatgcagaactttgaTCCTCcacttcagaatcattgatatctttgggtttgtgcttatggacaCTTTAGTTTAGAAGTTTTTGATGACATTTAAGTCTGGGGACTTGGATAACATCACTGAACATGggtgttgttttcacttaatctGTATGGATTTTGATATTTTGTGTCAGTATCatgggtggcatggatggtgcagtgggtagcactgccgcctcacagcaaggaggtcctgggttcgaatcccggtcggccggggcctctctgtgtggagtttgtatgttctccccgtgttcgcgtgggtttcctctgggtactccggtttcctcccaaagtgcaggttaggctgattggagagtctaaattgcccataggaatgagtgtgtgagtgaatggtgtgtgtgccctgcgatggactggtgacctgtccagggtgtactcctgcctttcgcctaatgtatgctgggataggctccagccacctgcgaccctgttcaggataagtgggttaagataatggatggatggagtcaGTATcatgctggacaatctacctacgaccaagtctcagctttctAGCAGAGACGATCAGATTTTCTGCCAGAATTGCCTGGTACAtggttgaattaattgtgccatttttcataaatattgCCCCTGGACCACTTGACAGCAAAATAtgcccaaaacatcaatgaccatccttcatatttgacagtaggtatgagattcttctccttgtatgtattcctcttttgctgccatttcaattttggtctcatctgattTATACTTCACTTTCTTCCATTCATACGTCCAATGATGTTAGGCAACTCCAGAtgctattttatgtttattgtgcTAAGTAAAGGCTTTCTTAATGCCactcttccaaagagtttgtttgtATGGAGGTagcattttatggttctttttgagacttggtgaccgcaagatgcaaccaatctctgttATTCTTCAACCGggatccttgggttctttatggcctccctcaccatcttcttcACCATccactgggagaacatgcagctGTGTGCTCTTCCTGGCACATTACATATTTCCAttacatatttatgtatttctttgtacCCATTAGCACACTTGTGATGGcaaattaccatctgtctcatCTGCGTAGAAAGTTAAAGTTCTTTGGATTTTCtcatggtgatggatgacaaagtgATTTTGCTTGTTTGCCACCTCATTTTTCTACTCTAgtgaagcaggaagtgatggaatgacaggATGTAGTTCCCTGtagactgagatgaactaaaCTAAGTAAAATGCTATTGCCAattgaacttttttttattattgccaataattttgatacctatggttttcagaaataatgagaTTACTGAATCGGAAAAGagacatgagagtaaatgtattgaaataaaagtgtaaaGTTTTCCTATGTGAACATatataacatatagattattatctgtgttgtttgttttgcagctttttttcttcatttttatcaatcaTTCTGGCTGAAATGGACAATCTGAACACATCATTGAAACAATTTAATTGGTTGCTATGCACACTGTTTGCATTTGATTTGTGACAATGGACAATGGTTGGATTGAAATATAACCACTCTtcctttttatgtttatttgctttattttccttaatGCCTTGTGGGTGGAAACAAAGACTTTTTTGTACGTAACTACCCCTCAAAGAGTTAGTATGTGGTGTGCCTCAAGGCTGCTTGTTTTCATATCTGCCAATAGTTTATCCCCCGAGTACATTGGTGACATTCTGAATGCTGACTCTAATCTACTAGTACTTCAAAAAACATATGGAGATGCTGCTTTCAGCTCCTATCAaaaggctttcaaaaatatgttaAATTGGTGTAGCTTGTAGTGTTCTTAATAATTAGTCTACATTTTATACTGATACGTACTGTGTAGGGCATAAGTACTGAGACCATGGCAcactttttgttcttttggttctACACTCAATTGGAtgataaatgaaacaatgaatatgaggttatttCAAGAACATTTTTCTCATCTCTGGAATTTCTTTTGATCATGGCATTCCAAACATATGAATATGTCAGAATTAAGGCAGTTCTGCAAATAAATGTGGGCCAAGATTCCTCCACAGCTGAGGGCATTTACAGTATATCCATATCgagtgatccatgtaggaattacactcttttcatttcaaccccccCTCTGGGGTCCGAAAGTAATTTGACAGttgacttctcagctgtttctgattagtcaggtgtatacAGTACAATTGCTTCCTTCATTCTAGCCTTTTGATTGTCTTTTGAGTCTggtattggtgtttgtcaacatgatgaTCAGAGTTGGGCCAATGACACTCAatccattatgagactgagaaataagaaaataaaaacaggccaTAGGCAAAACAATTGGCTTGCCAAAATAATCTGTTTAGAACATAGTCAATAAAGAGAGCACagatgagctcagtaattgcaaaggggctagtaggccaaggaagaccccaataattctcaccataatgaagacaaaaaccccaaacacccctCTGACAGATctgaaacactcttcagggaGCAGATGTGGCTGTGACTAttctccacagaagacttcacagatctacagaggGTACACTGCAAGGttcaaaccactagttagctgcaaaaatagaatggccaggttacagtccgaaataataaaaaataaatgacactcTCTGTTGTTATTCTGTAGGAGCATTGCCCAAGAAATGTCACAGGAAAAACCCACACAATTACTGTAGCAGGAAGTCATTAAACTAAACTGTACATACTCCAGTaaacaattgaaataaatacGTATACAAATATACCATGGAAATGTAGCAAtactgtggggttttttttattgtctctCTATTCAAAACACTTTCAATGTGCTGCtggacatttgttttttgtttgtaaccTAAAACATTACATTCTTTGAAAAACCTCAGTAGAACCATTAATGTGGAATATAACAAATATGTAGCtgctaatgcaaataataatttccataaggccatttgttttgttatgtCATTTCCTAATTTCAATGTAAAGAATGTGACATTGAGTTTATTGATTATGTTAGAGACATAAatccattcatattttattcagacAAATTCAGGAGGCACACTTTCATGCATTAACCAAACTTTAGAACACCTCCTGTCCTGGACAGAATGGATGAATCCAAAACCATAAGCTCCACCATTCTAGGACAAAAACTGCCATCTCAGCAGAACACatgtacataaaaataaagccattctgaaaataaataacaattcaGCAAATTACAACCATTCAGAACAGCATTACCTAAGGAACAGCCACTAAAAAGCAAAGAATAAACaaaagtttacattttaaaaacaaaaaccttacTATAACTCACCAagactatttttaaaaaatgccacATAAACTATAATGGTTAAATTGTAATGAAACTGTGGAAACGGTGGAAATTcttaattaattttatataaTGTGCTTTAAGACTGTTTGCATGTTTTAAgaaagattatttatttttaaggtcACAAATAAGATCATTATTTAAtctcaaatacaaaatacaagacATTTGAGTGcaatcatctttttaagtgaCACAGGGTAAAACAAAGTCAGGACAAATCTGCAACAAAAAAACTTAAGGCTTTTTAGTGTAAATTGTGTGTATACAATTCAATGAAAATTCAATTAATACAATACTCTCCATATCTACCAGGTATTGTTACTTAAATGCTACTCCCACaattgaaaaagtaaaaaataaaataaatccagtgattTGTCACTGATGAGAAGAACTTACGCATGATATTTAagtattttcatttgaacaGCCCAAAGAAATTCACAGCTACAGGGTAACTCTGTGGTCAGACTTGAACCAACATAGGCCTACCACAGGCTAGCCCTCTGAATTTTAAACAGTATGAAATTCACTGCCAAATATTTCCATACATTGAAATGCTGTTCAGGTGTGGGCGACACCGTTGATTTGTAGTTCCCCTTGTGGTCtatattttttcaactgttCAAGAAAACCTGGATTTGGACAAATAGCTGACCTTGCCACTTTCACAGCAGCAAAGGCATCATCAAAAGCCAGCCCATCCTTTGACATCAGGTATCCGATGACTACCGCGGCAGAGCGAGAGGTTCCAGCGTTACAGTGGACCAGCACAACTCCTTTCTGAAGGGCAGAACAGACAAACTAAAGGTTACTTCAGTATGTGTGAAATACAGTATTACAAAGCCATGCATCCCAGAACAAAAATACGTATATTACCCAAATACTCATCCGCATCAGAGTTTTTATTCTAAGGAAGTCATTGCGACAATTTACCCGCTGTCAACTGTATGGCAACAGCAATTACGCAGTGCTATAGCAGCTGAATTGTAATAGGCTACTGTAACTGATATTCTGTCAAAAAAGGCTGTCAAATACCATTGGAAAAACTAGAGAGCACAAAGGTGAAGGAATGGATTTAGGTTGATGCCACGCATCATGGTTTCAACGACTTCAGGGTGATGCCAGGCATTGTGGTTTGATTAATGCAGCCTTAGTCTCTAACGAGTGTCACAGGTTACGTTGGAAGTAAAACAGTGAGAGGCTGCCCATACTCATTTTACAACAGGGTGGAAACTTATCTCAAATAGGCATTGTAACTATGAACCCCTGTGAATTTGCATCATGTGGCAGTGTCAGGTTGTTTGTGACTAGCTCAGCGGTTTGGTAAAGACGCTGTGTGACAAACAATGGCCAGTAGTGATATGATCTTTCTACAACGCGCTAAATAATGCATCGCGAAAACTCAGCATTCATTATTTACTACGCTCTGCCGATACCAAGAATAAGGGATGTGCATCAGTTAACTGCGTATCAGACAGGCAATGTACTAAAACTGAATACACTCAGGAAATTACTTTAACAAGACAAAAAAAGTTTGGTTCATATAACGCAATGACGAGGGGAGCTTTGTCCTTgatcagacagaaagagatggaTGTTGTCGTGCTTTGTTAGATAGTAGCAACGTGATATTAAAATAAGCAGGAGAACCTAACACGCTTATTAGAAGCGAAAATATGTGCGCCCTAATTAGCGCAAGTAGCTTTCCATGAGGACAAATTGTATGGGCATCTCTGTGGGGCACAATGCAGAAATGTGGGACGACAAAAGCACACTTTACCTCTGATTTGGCTTTGTCTATGAACTCGAAGCAATCTTGGAAATATGAGGTGATGACAGTGTCCGGAAGATCCAGTATACTCAaagttttataaataaataggtCTGCAAATGCGTTTTCGACACCATATGCAACGTTCAATATATGGGAAACCTGAAAAGGAAATTAAAGTTTAGTTTGAAATACGAAAACAGATCTGCATGGAAACGCATTAGTGGTAACTAGACTTCAAAAACAGTTACttcaattaatgaattaaactTAATTACCTTAAATTTCCTTAATGTGCCGAAGTCTTGGGCAGCGTCTTGCGAGGCTAAAACATGAAACACAATTCTAAGCAATGTGCCATTTCAAAATTGATGTAACTAGAGATGAATCATAGAATAGCAGCCTATAACGTGTATGTATATCTAGCCGcagttcagaaaataaaagttcaGCTATTGGTCCTGAGATGCACGTTGTGACTCGATTATCTGCGATTATTTTATCTGAGAGTATATGGGTGTACACTGTACAAGACAATGCAGCCAGGCATTCAAATCATTCAGCCTCACCGAGCAGAAGATAAGGCTTAATAACGCCAACTTGGAGATCCCAGGTGTTGTCTTGAACATATCCACAGGCAGTCCCGGGCTGCACGGTATCTTCAACTACATGCACGGTGGAACCTTTCCATGTTTCTATGATCCTCCTCCCACTTAATGTTGTCACCCGGGTGCATTGCTTTCTCAAGTTAGTCTTGGAAAACGATTTAATTTCCTGCGCAAGCGAATGCATTACATGTGTCTCTAAGTTACAGTCCAAAGCAGGAAATTGCTGTAAGATCCTTTGCGGCGAAGCTTCCCTCCGCAGGTGGCAAATGCTGCTACTTCGTAACTATCTTCAGTGTGCGACCTGCACGGTATCCACTAATATAAACCTGCTTTACCTGCAGAGTGAAAAGCAGAACTGTAGTCTATCTGTGGAACGGAGTAGCATGACAATGCCATCTACAGGTTTGGAATGTAAGATCTCTCACACGTGCTTTCGTGAGCCACATACTGAGGAAGTGGGATCGTTGAGAATGTATCGcttgggaaaaataaataacaaagcaTGTTTTATGGTCGAAACCTGATAAATAATTTTGACATTATGGAATGTAAGATTTTAGAGGAGCAAATATATATCAAATTATTCCAGGTTAACTGTATACTTGTCATGAGCCTAAACAGTTTTGTGTATGATTAACATATGTTTAAAACAGATGTTTATGTTTACAATGGT encodes:
- the LOC133125053 gene encoding dual specificity protein phosphatase 19-like, which produces MHSLAQEIKSFSKTNLRKQCTRVTTLSGRRIIETWKGSTVHVVEDTVQPGTACGYVQDNTWDLQVGVIKPYLLLASQDAAQDFGTLRKFKVSHILNVAYGVENAFADLFIYKTLSILDLPDTVITSYFQDCFEFIDKAKSEKGVVLVHCNAGTSRSAAVVIGYLMSKDGLAFDDAFAAVKVARSAICPNPGFLEQLKKYRPQGELQINGVAHT